The genomic DNA TATTAAAAAGAAAAAATCGGTTGCCAAAACTAAAGTTTTGAATTATAATAATTTTCTAACTATGAAAAAAGGAGGTATGTTATGAAATTTTTCGAAAAACTTTATGATGAATATGAAAAAGTGAAAGTTCGATTTGTTGGGTTTGCGACTGATCAGACACGTTATGACTTTGGAATCGTGTATACAAGTATGTTTTTCGGAAAACCGCTTTTTGTCTGCATGCAAACAGGCCGCTCAGCCCTCCTTGATCCAAGAGACCTCGAAGATACTGATTATTTAATGAAGACTTTCCGTATTCAGGATGAACAACAGGTTGCTGATTTAGTGGAATTTTTCCAAGAAGCTTTGCCTTCTACTCCTTTCGAACCTCAATATGACTAAGAACAAAGGAGAAAGTGCCTCATTTAGTCCCGACAAGGAAAAGACCAAACACGCAAAGAGCAAATAGATTCTGGATTGAATTGGTTAGCCCAGCCAGGGCTGGGCGCAATTTGAAAAGCTAGCGCTTTTCTTCGTGCGATAAATCGGTTCCGAAATGTTCCTTGTGGAGACTGACCAATTTAAATTCAAAGTCATACACAGTGAATGAGATTTTTCATATTGTTAAAAACCTAAAAGCAGGCCTTGTAAGGCCTGTTTTTCATAAATGTGTTATACTAATTATAAAAATAATCGAAAAAAAATTAAATAAAAGTAAAAAATCCGCAAATTTTTTTAATAATGTTACATAATAAGGCTTGAATTTTTAAATGTGTTATATTATTATTCTATTAAAGATGTTTAAGCGCTTTCAGAACTTGATATACAACTTTAGGAAGGGGAGATTGAAAAATGGGTACGATTGTATGTCAAAAATGTAACTCAACGATAGATCATTTTGAAGCTGAGAAAGTAACTGTTCTTTATTCAAAAAACTGTAATTGTTGCGATAAAGAGAATGAAGAGCAAGAATAATATATAGATAGGTTAAGAGCATGTGAAAAAATTTCACGTGTCTTTTTTTTGTGTGTGGAAAAGTAGCGGAGCTGCGCTAACAAAAATTAAAACCTTCCATGGACTGGAAGGTTTTTTTATGCTTAACGGATTGCTTTATGTTCTTTTATCACTCTTAATGTTTTTAGTTCATAATCTTCAGGGCCTTGTACCGGGAGACCAGCCTCTATGTTCTTCTTAATATAAAGAAGGTTTTCTTTTGTAATTATTTCTCCTGGGATAAAGATTGGAATTCCTGGCGGATAAACCATGACAAATTCAGCAATAATCCGTCCTTCCGATTTTTCAAAAGGTACAACTTCAGTTTCTGCATAAAATGCATCTCTTGGAGTTAATGCTAATACCGGAATATCGGGAAGCATGACTTGAACCTTTACTTTTTCTGCTTGATGATGAAATTCTTTTGATAAATTCTTCAAAGCTTCAAGCAGAATTTGTGCTTCTTTTTCAGTATCACCAGGAGTAACAATGCAAAGAATATTGTATAAGTCTGACAATTCGACTTCAATATTATATTTTTCCCTCAGCCATTTCTCAGCATCATATCCGGTGATCCCTAAATCTTTAACAGAAATAGTTAATTTAGTCGGATCATAATCAAAGGTTGCTTTTGAACCGAGGATTTCATCGCCAACACAATATAAGTGTTCAATTTCATTTATTTTTTTTCGCAGCGATTGTGCAAGTTCAATAGTCTTATCTAATAATTCTTTTCCTTCTGTGGCCAACCTCTTTCTCGCTACATCTAAGGAAGCAAGGAGTAAATAAGAAGTTGATGTAGTTGTCAACATGCTTAAAATCGATTGAACTCTTTTCGGAGAAATAAGACCTTCACGAACGTTCAAGATGGAACTTTGAGTCATTGACCCTCCAAGTTTATGAACGCTCGACGCTGCCATGTCTGCACCTGCTTGCATAGCCGAGAGAGGAAGGTCATCATGAAAATGGATATGAGTACCATGGGCCTCATCGACAAGAACAGGAACATTATATTTATGGGCAATCGAAACGATCTCTTTTAGATCAGCAACCATTCCAAAATAAGTAGGATTAATAACAAGAACACCTTTCGCATCTGGATGCTGTTCGAGTGCCTTTGCTACTGCTTCTGTTGTAATCCCGTGAGAAATTCCGAGATTTTCATCAATTTCCGGGTGAATAAAAATCGGGACAGCCCCTGAGAAAACAATTGCAGACATAACGGATTTATGGACATTTCTAGGAACGATAATTTTGTCGCCAGGTCCGCAAACAGACATAACCATTGTCATGATCACGCCACTTGTTCCTTGAACAGAGAAAAAAGTATGATCAGCTCCAAAAGCTTCAGCGGCAAGATCCTGAGCTTCCTTAATAATTCCTTTCGGCTGATGGAGATCATCAAGAGGACCGATATTTATTAAATCAATTGATAATGCATTATCACCAATAAAATTTCGAAAATCCGGGTCGATTCCTGCACCTTTTTTATGACCTGGAATATGAAACTGAACCGGATTTTTTTTGGCATGTTTTATTAGACCGCTAAATAACGGAGTTTGAGATTGATGCAATGTTGTCACACCTCTTTATCAATAATCAATGAAGAAAAAGTCATAAAACAAATGAATTATAGCATCTATCCATTTCTTTGCAAAGGGAGAAATTTGTAAAAACAGCTGTAATTTTTCACCGTTAATGTAGTTTACTTTAGTTTTAGAAACAGACAGGAAAATAACATGGAAACAGCGAATTAACTCAATAACAACTGTTTGGAGGCACAGACATGAATTGGAATACTAGGGTTACTGAATTATTGAATATTCATTATCCAATTATACAGGGGGGGTTGGCATATTTAGCTTATTCAGAGTTGGCTGCGGCAGTATCAAATGCTGGAGGATTGGGGCAAATTACAGCCATGTCACTCGGAAGCCCTCAGGCTTTAAAAGAAGAAATTCAAAAAGTAAGAGCCTTAACAGATAAACCGTTTGGTGTTAATTTTGCAATCGGGCAGCATGGCAGACCTTTTTCTGATATGCTCGATATTGCGATACAAGAACAGGTTCCGGTTATCTCCATGACAGGCGGAAACCCTGCACCTATTTTTGAACAATTGGAAGGAACTAATATAAAAAAACTAGTTCTTGTTGCTGCGAAGAGACAGGCACAGAAAGCAGAAGAGTTGGGTGCTGATGCTGTTATGGTAGTAGGACAAGAAGGGGGTGGCCATCTAGGTAGAAATGACATTGGAACGATGGTCCTTGTTCCACAAGTTGTCGATGCAGTTAAAATTCCGGTCATTGCTTCGGGGGGAATTGGCGACGGAAGAGGGTTGATGGCAGCTCTAAGTCTAGGGGCAGAAGGAATCGAAATGGGCACAAGATTTATTGCAACAAAAGAATGTGTACATGCACATGAAATTTATAAAAAGCAGCTTGTAGAGGGTACAGAAAATGATACGGTTATTATTAAGAAGTCTCTAGGTGCTCCCGCAAGAGTCATCTTAAATTCATGGGCTGAAAAAATTCTTGAGCTTGAAAAAGAAAACGGAGGCTATGAGGCGTTAAAGGACCTAATAAGTGGAACAGCAAATAAACGATTTATTTATGAAGGAAAAATCAATGAAGGATTTGCATGGGCAGGCCAAGTTATGGGGCTGATTAAAGATATTCCCTCTGTAAAGGCATTAATTGATCGCATGATTCGAGAGGGAGAAGAAATCCGTAAACGGTGGGGAATTAAACCTATTTAAAAAAGTACATTTCGAGAAATATACAAAAACAGATATATAAGATGTCAGACAGTAGGAGTGTTGAAATTGGAATATCAGTATCCGATTGATTATGATTGGTCCACTGATGAAATTGTGGATGTCATTAAGTTTTTTGAAGCTGTCGAGAAAGCATATGAAAAAGGAGTTAACCGTGATGAATTGCTTAATGCTTATCGACGTTTTAAAGAAATAGTTCCAGGCAAGGCACAAGAAAAAAAGCTTTGCAGCAAATTTGAAGAAGTTAGCGGTTATTCCCCAT from Bacillus methanolicus MGA3 includes the following:
- a CDS encoding DUF3055 domain-containing protein; amino-acid sequence: MKFFEKLYDEYEKVKVRFVGFATDQTRYDFGIVYTSMFFGKPLFVCMQTGRSALLDPRDLEDTDYLMKTFRIQDEQQVADLVEFFQEALPSTPFEPQYD
- a CDS encoding GapA-binding peptide SR1P, encoding MGTIVCQKCNSTIDHFEAEKVTVLYSKNCNCCDKENEEQE
- a CDS encoding aminotransferase class I/II-fold pyridoxal phosphate-dependent enzyme, producing MHQSQTPLFSGLIKHAKKNPVQFHIPGHKKGAGIDPDFRNFIGDNALSIDLINIGPLDDLHQPKGIIKEAQDLAAEAFGADHTFFSVQGTSGVIMTMVMSVCGPGDKIIVPRNVHKSVMSAIVFSGAVPIFIHPEIDENLGISHGITTEAVAKALEQHPDAKGVLVINPTYFGMVADLKEIVSIAHKYNVPVLVDEAHGTHIHFHDDLPLSAMQAGADMAASSVHKLGGSMTQSSILNVREGLISPKRVQSILSMLTTTSTSYLLLASLDVARKRLATEGKELLDKTIELAQSLRKKINEIEHLYCVGDEILGSKATFDYDPTKLTISVKDLGITGYDAEKWLREKYNIEVELSDLYNILCIVTPGDTEKEAQILLEALKNLSKEFHHQAEKVKVQVMLPDIPVLALTPRDAFYAETEVVPFEKSEGRIIAEFVMVYPPGIPIFIPGEIITKENLLYIKKNIEAGLPVQGPEDYELKTLRVIKEHKAIR
- a CDS encoding NAD(P)H-dependent flavin oxidoreductase, translating into MNWNTRVTELLNIHYPIIQGGLAYLAYSELAAAVSNAGGLGQITAMSLGSPQALKEEIQKVRALTDKPFGVNFAIGQHGRPFSDMLDIAIQEQVPVISMTGGNPAPIFEQLEGTNIKKLVLVAAKRQAQKAEELGADAVMVVGQEGGGHLGRNDIGTMVLVPQVVDAVKIPVIASGGIGDGRGLMAALSLGAEGIEMGTRFIATKECVHAHEIYKKQLVEGTENDTVIIKKSLGAPARVILNSWAEKILELEKENGGYEALKDLISGTANKRFIYEGKINEGFAWAGQVMGLIKDIPSVKALIDRMIREGEEIRKRWGIKPI
- a CDS encoding UPF0223 family protein, yielding MEYQYPIDYDWSTDEIVDVIKFFEAVEKAYEKGVNRDELLNAYRRFKEIVPGKAQEKKLCSKFEEVSGYSPYKTVKTGKEANSGDMIKMRS